The Mycolicibacterium neoaurum DNA segment GCGAATCTCGGAGACCACGGTGTCGGCGGCCGCGGTGCCGGCGCCGGAGCCGTCGCGAGCGCCGCCGAGGTCGTTGACCACCACCAGTGCGCCGTTGGCGGCCAGGAATCGGGCGTAGGAACGCCCCAACCCGCCACCGGCACCCGTGACGACGACAACCTTGTCTTCAACACCCGACACGTGAACTCCTCCAGTACGTTTCATTTTCTCGAATCTACGTTAAAAATTGACCGAGGGTCAAGGTGCCTCAGGTACCGGGATCGCCGCGCTCAGCTCCGGTGGCGCCCGGGCTGGTCCGACACGATGGACACGAACGACACACAACCGCCGGGTCGGCCCCCGAGATTATGGGTCAGAGCGGTGTGCGGATCGTCGAGTTGGCGCTGGCCCGCCTCACCACGGAACTGCAGCCACGCCTCGTAGAGCATGCGTAGTCCACTGGCGCCCACCGGATGCCCGAACGACTTCAGCCCACCGTCGGGGTTGACCGGCAGTCGGCCACCGGCATCGAAATCACCGCCCAGCGCGTCCTTCCACGCGTGACCGGTCTCGGAGAAGCCGAGATCCTCCATCAACACCAGCTCGGTCGGGGTAAAGCAGTCGTGCACCTCGGCCAGCGACAACTGCTGCGCAGGTCGGTCGATACCGGCTTGGGCATAAGCATCTTTGGCCGCCTTCACCACCTCGGGAAATGTGGTGTAGTCATAGGCCGGATCCACATAGCCCCGCACCGATCCCGCCACCAGGGACAATCCCTCGATGTACATCGGCCGGTCGGTGAATTCGTGCGCGCGATCCGCAGGCACCAACAGCGCACACGCGGCACCATCGGATACGCCCGAGCAATCGAACACGCCGAGCCGGCCCGCCACCTTCGGCGCATTCTCGATGGTCTCGCGCGCAACCGGAGACCGGAACTGCGCCTTGGGATTACGGGTACCGTTGTCGTGGTTCTTCCAGGCGACGTGGGTCATGGCGGCACGCATCTCGTCGGGATGCACACCGTAGCGATCGCAATAGGCGGGGTCGAGCAGCGAAAAGGCCGCCGGAGCCGTCATCGAGATCTCCGGCGCCGTGCCGTCACCTGGCGGATCTTGGCGCAGCAGCCCGGAGTATCCCGAATCCTTGAGCTTTTCGACGCCCACCGCCATCACGATGTCGTAGGCACCCGCCGCGACGGCGTAGGCGGCGTTGCGAAACGCCTCCGAGCCGGTGGCACAGAAGTTCTCCACCCTGGTCACGGGCTTGTCGTCACTGCCGATCGCCCGACTCAGCGTCAGCCCGCCGAGGCCGGAACTCAACGTGCCGAGCCAGTAGGCGTCCACATCCTCGCGCGCCACGCCGGGCAGACCCGAGAGGCATTCCTGGTAGGCCTCCAG contains these protein-coding regions:
- a CDS encoding acetyl-CoA acetyltransferase; translation: MPSNGISGKVAVVAMGCSSFGERWDCSTEDLILEAYQECLSGLPGVAREDVDAYWLGTLSSGLGGLTLSRAIGSDDKPVTRVENFCATGSEAFRNAAYAVAAGAYDIVMAVGVEKLKDSGYSGLLRQDPPGDGTAPEISMTAPAAFSLLDPAYCDRYGVHPDEMRAAMTHVAWKNHDNGTRNPKAQFRSPVARETIENAPKVAGRLGVFDCSGVSDGAACALLVPADRAHEFTDRPMYIEGLSLVAGSVRGYVDPAYDYTTFPEVVKAAKDAYAQAGIDRPAQQLSLAEVHDCFTPTELVLMEDLGFSETGHAWKDALGGDFDAGGRLPVNPDGGLKSFGHPVGASGLRMLYEAWLQFRGEAGQRQLDDPHTALTHNLGGRPGGCVSFVSIVSDQPGRHRS